In Aegilops tauschii subsp. strangulata cultivar AL8/78 chromosome 3, Aet v6.0, whole genome shotgun sequence, one genomic interval encodes:
- the LOC141042977 gene encoding uncharacterized protein — protein sequence MWSNERTVPTLTKIDRVLISIDWELENPSYLLQALSTGVSDHAPLHLSMSANFCPKKRFRFELFWTRMEGFEDAVREAWVCDATIVNPYKRLDALLRNTANHLQAWGQRKLGNVKTLMRVATWVIHKLDVAQENRILQREETWLRRTLKHSLLGLAALERTIDRQRSRLKWIKEGDANTKLFQAVANGRRTKNYIPHIKHGGEIIMDQERMVDTFADAYKQLMGMTQAREHTLDLQFL from the coding sequence ATGTGGTCGAACGAGCGGACGGTGCCGACCCTCACCAAGATTGACCGTGTGCTCATTTCGATTGACTGGGAGCTGGAGAACCCATCCTACCTGCTTCAGGCGCTCTCCACAGGAGTTTCAGATCACGCCCCTTTGCACTTGTCCATGAGCGCCAATTTTTGCCCCAAGAAGAGGTTCCGCTTCGAGCTTTTCTGGACTAGAATGGAAGGCTTTGAGGATGCTGTGAGAGAAGCCTGGGTCTGTGATGCTACCATTGTCAATCCCTACAAGAGGCTGGATGCTCTGTTGCGCAACACCGCTAACCATTTGCAAGCGTGGGGCCAAAGAAAGCTGGGGAATGTGAAGACGCTCATGCGGGTGGCCACTTGGGTCATACATAAGTTGGATGTAGCCCAGGAGAACAGAATTCTGCAAAGGGAAGAGACGTGGCTGCGAAGAACACTGAAACACTCGCTCCTAGGTTTGGCTGCGCTCGAGAGAACGATCGACCGGCAGAGATCGAGGCTCAAGTGGATCAAAGAGGGCGACGCCAACACCAAGCTGTTCCAAGCAGTTGCAAATGGCAGAAGGACCAAGAACTACATCCCGCATATCAAGCATGGCGGCGAGATCATTATGGACCAGGAGAGAATGGTGGACACATTCGCGGATGCGTACAAACAACTGATGGGCATGACACAGGCCAGGGAGCATACTTTAGACTTGCAATTCCTATAG